A genome region from Anolis carolinensis isolate JA03-04 chromosome 6, rAnoCar3.1.pri, whole genome shotgun sequence includes the following:
- the agr2 gene encoding anterior gradient protein 2 homolog isoform X1 encodes MEKTLISVLLLLVALSCTLAKIEKKDTKEVKETRPKLPQTLSRGWGDQLIWTQTYEEALYKARTNNKPIMVIHHLEDCPHSQALKKVFAEDKELQKLAEKFVLLNLVYETTDKHLSPDGQYVPRVLFVDPSLTVRADITGRYSNRLYAYEPSDVALLKSNMNKALTLLKTEL; translated from the exons ATGGAGAAAACCTTAATATCGGTGTTGCTTTTGCTGGTTGCTCTCTCATGTACCTTGGCTAAAATTGAGAAGAAGGACACAAAAGAAGTAAAAGAAACCCGCCCCAAATTACCCCAGACCCTCTCCAGAG GTTGGGGTGATCAGCTTATCTGGACTCAGACTTATGAAGAAGCTCTCTATAAAGCCAGGACCAA CAACAAGCCTATAATGGTCATCCATCACTTAGAAGACTGCCCTCATAGCCAAG CACTGAAAAAGGTATTTGCTGAAGACAAAGAACTGCAGAAATTGGCGGAAAAGTTTGTTCTCCTCAATCTTGTT TATGAAACCACAGACAAACATCTTTCACCAGACGGTCAGTACGTCCCCAGAGTTCTGTTTGTAG ATCCTTCACTGACAGTAAGAGCAGACATTACCGGCAGATATTCCAACCGCCTCTATGCTTATGAGCCTTCAGATGTCGCATTAT TGAAATCAAATATGAACAAAGCTTTGACCTTGTTAAAGACTGAATtgtga